GGTATAACCGGTCGTCGGAGTCGGTCACTGGAGTCGGTTGTTGGAGACAGTTATGGGAGACATCGGCGCAGGCGGCAGCGTCTCGAGACCGCGGCCAAACGCGGGCACAGGCCGGCCCGGGAGGGTTTGATGGTACGAGCTAGGATTTCGCTCCTGTTGCTGTTCACGCTGCTCGGCTGCAGCGGCGCGGGGAGCCTTGGAGAGCCCAGCGTGGAACTCTTCGACGTGCGCAAGAGCTACACCAACGTCTACACCTGTAGCCAGGAAGGGATTGGCCGGGAAGGGGGCGCACGCTGCTATGACCGGCTCGACCTGGTCGTCACCGTCGTCAACGCGGGTGAGGTCGCGCTGACGGCATCGCTCGACCGCTTCACGCTGACCAGCGCGGGCGGCAAGGTCTTCAAGCCCCTTCCCCACATGGGGCGCTGCCAGGCCGAACTACGGCCCGGCCAGACGCTGCGCTGCACCCTGCCCTTCACGCTCGAGCCCGCGCTGCCGGCCGCCGAACTCTTTCCGGCCCGGCTCTCGTTTCCTCACGCCCCGGCGGTCGAGATCAGCCCCTAGCGGCTGGGTCTTAAGACTAGAGTCTTAAGACTCTAGTCTTAAGACTAGAGACCTAGTCTCCCTAAGACCTTTGGCGGATGGCGCGGCGAGCACGGAGAGCTTATCATTGGGTCAGCCCTTGATTATTCCCTCAGGTGGCCGACCCGTATTCGGACCCAAGACGAATACGGGTCACTTTTTGGGCTCAGCTCATTATACTGCGGGTATGGACCGCGACCCGACCGCCCTCTCGCTGACCGAACTCGCCAGCGCCTACCGCCGCGGCGAGTTCACCCCTACGGACGTGACCGAGGCCTATCTGGACCGCCTCGAGCCCGGCCCCGTCTACCGCCTCGTCACCGAGGAACGGGCGCGAGCGCAGGCGAAGCGCGCCGACGCTCTGTTCGCGGCCGGCACCGACCTGGGGCCGCTGCAAGGGGTGCCGCTCGCGCTCAAGGACCTGATTGGCACGCGCGGCGAGGTGACGGCGGCGGGCTCGAAGGTGCTGGCCGAGGGGCCAGCGGCCGCCGCGGACGCTCCGGTGGCGGCACGGCTGGACGAGGCGGGCGCGGTCTTTTTGGGCAAGACCACCATGACCGAGCTGGCCTTTTCGGGCCTCGGCATCAACCCGCACTTCGGCACGCCCCGGAACGCCTTCGACCCGGAGCGCCTGCCCGGCGGCTCCTCGTCGGGTTCGGCGGTGGCGGTCGCCGGCGGCCTGGCCTGCGCCGCCATCGGCTCGGACACCGGCGGCTCGGTGCGCATCCCCGCGGCCTTCAACGGCCTAGTGGGGCTCAAGACCACGGACGGCTCCCTGCCGCTGGAGGGGGTGACGCCGCTGTCGCTCACCCTCGATACCCTCGGCCCCATCACCCGGACCGTCGAGGATGGCTGGCACCTGTGGCGCGCGCTGCTCGCCCTGCCCCCGGCACCCCTGCCGCCCGCGAACCCGAAAGGGCTCAGGCTGCTCGTACCCGAGGCCGTCTTGCAAGACGGCTTGGCGCCCGAGGTCGCCCGCTGCTTCGACGCCGCCTGCGGCCTGCTGCAGGAGCTCGGCGCGCGGCAGGGGCGCCGGGAAGCCGAGATCCTGCGCGAGATCCCCGCGCTCTACGAACGCTACGGCTCCTTCGCCGGGCACGAGGCGCTGGCGCTCTACGAGGAGATGATTGACAGGCGCGGCGCGGACATGGACCCGCGCGTGGTCACGCGCATCCTGCCGTTCAGGGACCGGCCCGCCAAGGACTACATCCGCCTGGGCCAGGAGCGTCGCGGCCTGCAGCGCCGCTTCTGGGAAGCGTTCGAGGCTTATGAAGTCGTCGTCGCCCCGACCGTCGCCGTCCTGCCGCCCAAGATAGTCGAGGTGGCGACGGATGAGCTCTACCTTTCGACAAACAACAAGGTCTTGCGCAATACCATGGTGTTCAATTTTCTGGGAACGCCCGCGCTCAGCCTGCCCTGCGGCCTCAGCTCGGAGGGCTTGCCGGTGGGCCTGATGCTGGCTGCGAGGCCGGGCCAGGAAGCGCTCCTGCTCTCGCTGGGGCAGGCCTTTGAAGCGGCCTTCAGCCGTTCAAAATGAGCCGCATCACCGCGCCGTAGCTCGTGGGCGAGATGAACTTCGAACCGGTAAAGCGGTTGAGGGGTCCGGGCCGGGCGTTCGCGCCGATGACGAGCAGGGTTCCCTTGCGGTCGGCGACCTCTACGGTCAACCCCTGCTCGGCGAGGACCTCACCTATATCCACGCTGGGCTGCTGGACACCCGCAGCGAGGCGCCTGAGGAGGCCCGTCTCCTCGACTTCGAAACGAAGGACACGACCAGATCCGCGCAAGCGCGCGGGCTGGCCGTCGACGCTGATGTCCAGACTGGCATCGATGCGCAGCATCGCTGCCGCGCTACTTCGCCGGCTCGTCGGTGGTCACGCGCAGCTGACCGTCCAGCCGCCACACCGCCCTGGGTGAGTCATTGCCGGTATCTCTGGGCACCTCCACCACCATGTCCTTGAACTCGTAGTTGATGACCGCCCCGCGCTCGGTGAGTCGCTCGAAGAGCGCGATAGCCAGATCGGGCCAAGTTGTCTTTTCCGCCATGATTGCTCCTTTCCTTCTGTAGAAGCCTAAGGTATGACGCGTACAGCGACCGTAGCAAAACGCGGATATCCCGTTCCTTCGGCGACGTTCAAGACGAGCTAAGGATCTGCGTCCTCGTTCCGATCGAGAACAGGAAGCGGAATCGCGTTCAGGACCGTGCCCAGATCAGAGCCGCGACAGCCGGGCCAGAATTCATACCGCTCAGAGTCCATACCGCTCAGCGCTCATACCGCTGTACGCCGGCGGTGACCGGCGCGCCCTCCGGCCCTCGAGCACGGCAGGGTATAGCGCCGGGGTATACTCGAGGGGAAAGGGGTCACTCCTTGCGCGTCTCGCTCTTCGCCACCTGTCTGGCGGACCAGCTCTTTCCCCAGGTCGCGGTGGCGACGGTCAAGCTCCTGCGCCACTTGGGCGCCGAGGTCGCCTTTCCCGAAGGCCAGACCTGCTGCGGCCAGCCCGCCTACAACGCGGGCTACCACCGGGAGGCCAGGGCCGTCGCCAGGCACCATATCGGGGTCTTCGGGGGCGCCGACTACGTGGTCCTGCCCTCGGGCTCCTGCGGGGCCATGCTCGGGCACTACCCCGACCTCTTCAGCGAGGACGGCCCGGCCTACGCGGCCGCTCGCGGGCTGGCCGAGCGCACCTTCGAGCTGACCACCTTTATCACCGAGGTCCTGGGCCAAGAGGACATCGGCGCCGACCTGTCGGGCACGCGCGTGACCTACCACGACTCCTGCCACGCCATGCGCTTCATGGGCGTGCGCGAGGCACCCAGAAGGCTCCTCAAGGCCGCGGGCGCCGAACTCGTCGAGGCCGAGGGCAGCGACGTCTGCTGCGGCTTCGGCGGCCTCTTCTCGGTCAAGATGCCCGAGATCAGCGCGGCGATGGCGCGCGCCAAGCTGCCGGGCATCCACGCCACGGGGGCGGCGGTGCTCACCTCGACCGACGGCGGCTGCCTCATGCAGCTCTCCGGCACCCTGCGCCGCGAGGGCTCGAGCCGTGGGGAGTCGGATGAGGCCGCGAAGCTCGAGGTCATCCACATCGCCGAACTCCTCTGGCGCGGCGTCGAGCGAGCCAGGGCCGCAGCCTAGACAAGGAGCACCATGGAAGTCACCACCCAGACCTTTAAGGACAACGCCAAAAGGGCCCTTCACGACGAGATGCTGCAGACCGCCATGCGCCGCGCGACGGGCCAGTTCGTGTCCCGGCGCAAGGCGGCGGTCGCCGCCCTGGCCTCCTTCGAGGACTTGCGCGACTACTGCGCCGCCGTCAAGGCGCACACCTTGGAACACCTGGACGTCTACTTAGACGAGCTGGTGACCAGCGTCGAGAGGTTGGGCGGAGAGGTCCACTTCGCCGCGGACGCCGCCGAGGCCAATGCCGTCGTCACCCGGCTCGCTAGGGAGGCGGGCGTCAGGACGGCCGTCAAGTCCAAGTCGATGCTCTCCGAAGAGATCGGGCTGAACGAGGCCCTGGAAAGGGCGGGCGTCAGCCCGATCGAGACCGACCTGGGCGAGTACATCCTGCAGCTCGAGCACGGCTGGCCGAGCCACATCATCGCCCCGGTCGTCCACAAGACCAAGGAGCAGATCGACCGGCTCTTTCACGAACGGCTGGGCACCGCCCTCGGCAGCGACGTAGCGACGCTCACGGCGGCCGCCCGCAGGGTCCTCCGCGACCGCTTTTTGGAGGCCGACATGGGCATCAGCGGCGCCAACTTCGCCGTCGCCGAGACGGGCACCATCGTCCTGGTCGAGAACGAGGGCAATATCCGCCTGACCACCTCCTTGCCCAGGGTCCACCTGGCGATGATGGGGCTCGAGAAGGTCCTCCCCCGCCTGCGCGACCTGCCCGCCTTTCTGGCGCTGCTGCCCAGATCGGCCACCGGCCAGAAGGCTAGCTCCTACGTCTCGCTGATCACCGGGCCCAGGCGCCAGGGCGAGCGCGACGGACCCGAGGCGTTTCACCTGCTCATCGTGGACAACGGCCGCAGCGCCGTCCTGGCCGACCCCAAGCTGCGCGACGCCCTCAGGTGCATCCGCTGCGGGGCCTGCTTGAACAGCTGCCCGGTCTACCAGCAGATCGGCGGCCACGCCTACGGCTGGGTCTATCCCGGACCCATCGGCGCGGTCTTGGACCCTGGGCTGCTGGGGCTCGAGGCGACCCGCCAGCTCCCCCAGGCGAGCAGCCTCTGCGGCGCCTGCGGTGAGGTCTGCCCCGTCAAGATCCCTCTGCCCGAGCTCCTCATCGAGCACCGCCGGCGCAGCGCCGAAGCGGGCCTGTCGCCCAGGGCCGAAGGGGCGGCCGTCGGCGCCTTTGCCTTCGTCGCGCAGCGCCCACACCTCTGGGCCTTGGGCGCGGCCGGGGCGCGCCTGGGCAGCGGCCTCTTCGAGCGGGACGGGCACATGACGGCACCTGCCCTGCCGGTCCTAAAGGAGTGGCTCGCCGAGCGCGACCTACCGGCCCCGGCCAAGAAGTCCTTCAGGCAGCTCTGGCGCGAGGGCCTCTCGTGAATCATGTCGTGAAGGACCATGTCGTGAAGGACCATGTCGTGAAGGGTCGGGAATGACCAAGGACGCCTTCTTGAAGCGCGTGCGGGACGCGCTTCACAGGCACCCCGGCCAGCCCGCTCAAGAGCCGCCGCCACTCCTGGCCCCGCTTGCGGACTGGGACGCGGCCGAACTCGCCGACCTCTTCGCGGCCGAGCTCACGCTGGTCGGCGGCCACGTCCACCGCGTCGCTGACCTGGCGGAAGCCAAGGGCTGTCTGCGGGAACTCGTGGCGGCTTTCGGGGCCAAATCCTTCTTGCGCAGTGCGGACGGGGTTGTCGACGAGGTCATCGAAGATCTGGGCATCCCCCAGGCCGACCACCCCGGGGACGCCGACGTGGGCATCACCGGCGCGAGGTACGGGATCGCCGCCACCGGCACACTGGTCCTGACGAGCGAGGCGGGCCGCCGGGACTCGCTCCTGCCCATGCACCACGTCGCCCTCCTAAACGTCGCGCAGCTCGTGCCGACGGTGGCCGAGGCGCTGGAAAGCCACTACCGGGCCATGCCGAGCGCCTGGGTGCAGGCGACCGGCCCGAGCCGCACCGCCGACATCGAACTCACCCTGACCACCGGGGTCCACGGCCCCGGCGTAGTCCACGTCATTCTGATCGGGTCCTGAAGAACTCGAGCGCCGCCTCCAGGGCCTCTGCGGGCAGCGTGACGAGGTCGGGCTCGACCCCGCGCCCCTCCCAGGTGGCGCCCAGGAGCGGCGCTAAGACGCCCGTGGCGATCCAGGCCTGCGAGCCGTCGGCGAGACAGAAGGGCAAGACCGCCTCGACGTTGCCCGCCGTCGTCTCGCCGACGATGGTCGCCCGGCCCGAGGTCTGCAGGGCGCCGGCCAAGCCCTCGGCGGCGGAGTTGACGCCGGCGTCGACGAGGACCGCCAGCGGCAAGTCGGTCTCGACGCCGCCCAGGGCGGGATAGGGCACGGGCAGGGTCCAGGTGGTCACCACCCGCCACAAGAAGCCGCCCGTGAAGACGCCCGCCGCCTGCATCATCTCGAGCAGACGCCCGCCCGGGTTGCCGCGCAGGTCGAGCACCAGCCCGCTCGCGCCCTGCCGCACCAGGGTCTGGACGGCGGCGCGCAGATCCTGCGCCGAGCCGGCCACCACCAGATCGGGAAGCTCGATAAAGCCGATGCCGCCGTCCAGGAGGCGGTAGCTCACGTTGCCGCCGCGGCTGAGATCGTCCACCGCAAAGACGCCCAGGCAGGGCAGGTCGCCGTACAGCTCGCGGATGCTCAAAACCCGCGCCGGCGGCACGAAGACCGAGTGGTTGTCGCCGAGTTCCTGGTACATGCTCTCCAGGAGCGCGTAGAGCGCGTCGTCGCCGTCGACCGCCGCCGCGTCCGGCGCGTAGCGCGCCCTCACCTCGTCCCAGTCCACGGCGACTTGCGAGAGGTCCCAGTAGCGCTCGGCCACCAGCCGCCAGGCCGCCTCGAAGCGCCGCTCGAAGTCGCCCTGTGCGGAGGCGACCCCCAGCGACAGCCACAGCAGGCAGACCGCCAGCCGTTTCACCGGCCGCGTCATAGGGCAGCCGCCTCGAGCGGCGCGGACCTGCTGACTCCTGTTCCCACCTAGATCTTGACCCCTTGCAGTACCGTCATGCTCATGCTCTTGGTGTAGCCTTCGATGGCCCCGGCGTCGAGGTGGTACCTCTGCGCCCCGACCACGGTGGCGCTGAGGGCGCCGGCGATGTTGCCGAGCTTGGCGGCGTACTGGAGGTCGTAACCCTGCATGATGCCGTGGGCAAAGGCCGCGGTGTAGCAGTCGCCGGCGCCCGTCGAATCCACGATGCCGTCCACGACGAAGGGATCGACGAGCTCGGTGAGCTCGGGGGTGATGACGATCGAGCCCATCTCGCCGACCTTGACGATGACCCGCTTGATGCCGTGCTCGGCCAAGCCCACCACCGCGTCCGAGATCGAGGTATGGCCGGTGAGCGTATAGAGCTCGCGCTGGTTCATCAAAAGGTAATCCACCTCGCGCACGAGCGAGATCAGGCGGCCCCTGAGGGCATTGACCGCGCCCGAGCCCATGTCGATAAAGGTGGTCAGCCTGGCCGCCCTGGCGGCCTCGAGCGCCCTCACCGCGTACTCGCGCTGCAAGCCGCCCATCAGGCTGTAGGCGCTCATGACCAGCGCGTCGCAAGCGGCGACGTCATCGGCCCGCAGCTCGGCGGCGTCCAAGTTGCGGCTGGCGCCGCCGACGCTGATCATGGTGCGCTCCGTGTCGGGGGTGATCAGCAGGGTCACGCTGCTCGTTTGCACGTCCTTGTCGCGCTGCACCAGCCGGCTCTCGACGCCGGCCTCGGTGACGCGCCTGAGCGCCAGTTCCGCGAAGGGTCCGGTGCCGACGCGCGCCGCCAAGAGCACCTCGTTGCCGAGCCAGGCGAGCGCGGTGGCGATGGTGCCGCCCGCGCCGCCCGGCTCCATCATGGCCCGGCTCGCGCTCACCTCGCCGCCGGGCTCGGGAAGCTCGCTGACGAAATACATTTGATCGACGGTCACGTCGCCGACAACAAAAAACTTAGGCATTTACTCTCTCCTGCCACTCTCTCCCGCGAGGCAAGCCTCGCGCTCCGCAAAGATGCTTGCGCGATTATACCCTATCCTCCCGGGGGTGTTGGTCAAGTCGCTGTCTTAGCGCCCCGAACTGCTCCAGGGACAGCGCCTCCGCCCGGACCCTGGCATCGAGCCCCAACGCCTCGAGCGCCTCTTCGACGAGCCCGGCCGCACGCCCTGCCATCACCAGGTTTCTTTTCAGGGTCTTGCGACGGTGGCGAAAGCCTTGGTGGATGAGCCTGAAGAGCTCGGGAGCCGGGCGCGCCGCGGGATCGACCTCGAGCCTGACCACGCTGCTCGTCACCTCGGGCGCGGGCAGGAAGGCCAAAGGCGGCACCTCGCGGACGATCTCGGCCGCGGCGAAGTGGGCGACGAGCAGGCTCAAGGCGCCGTAGAGCTCGCTGCCGGGCGCGGCCGTGAGGCGACGGGCCACCTCCTTTTGCAGCAGGCAGACGAGCCGCCTAAAGCGCCCGGACACCAGGGCCCGCGTGAGCATGGCGGTGCCGACGTTGTAGGGCAGGTTGGCGACGAGCAGGCTGTTCCGCGGCAAGATGTCCAAGTCGAAAGTCAGGCCGTCGGCGTGGACCAGCCTCACGTTGGGGCAGTCCGCCAGGGTCTCGTTCAAAACGGACAGCAGGCGCCCGTCGAGCTCGACGCTGACGACCTCGCGGGCGCGCGCCGCCAATTCGCGGGTCAAGACGCCCAGGCCAGGGCCGATCTCCAAGACCGTATCCCCTGGCTCCAGCCGCGCCGCCTCGACGATGCGCGCCAAGATGTTGCCGTCGATGAGAAAGTTCTGCCCAAAGGCCTTGTCGGGTCTGAGCCCGTAGCGGCTCAACAGGTCCCTTACCACCGCCGGCGAGTAGAGCGGCCCGGTCAACGGCGCTAGGCGTGGCTGGCGGCTTCGTCGATCCTGGCCATGGCGGCTTGCAGGCCGGTGCCCTCGACCACGGCGATCTCGCTGGCAAGCATGCTCTTGGCGTCCTCCATGACCTGGCGCTCGGTGGCGGCCAGACCCTTTTCGACATCGCGGGCGGCCAGAGCGCCGATCATGCTGGCGAGGTCGAAGGCGTCGCCGGTCGAGAGCACCTCCTGCTCGGCGCGGTAGCGCGGCGTCCACTGGCTCGGCAGGGCGATCTCGCCCTTGGAGACGGCTTCAAAGAGCTTGGGCAGGTCGTCCTTGGTCACGGTGAGGCGCAGGCCGACCTCGGCGCCCTTTTTGAGCGGCACCAAGACCTCCATGTCGCTCTTGATAAAGCTGATCTTGAGGTAGTCCTGTGTTTCTCCCAGGACCGCGCGCGAGGTTTTCTCCTTGATGATTCCGGCGCCCTGGGAAGGATAGACTACGTTGTCGCCGACCTTGAAATCCACAAACTGTTCCTCCTGGAGCCAGCCTACCATATCGTCGGCGTGCGCCTCGGAGCGCCTATCCGTGGCTTTGCGGCGGCGTCTCGAGCACGCCCTGCGCAGCGGGCCTATGGTAGACGTAGTCGAGGACCAGCGCGGCCAGGGCGGCGCCCGCGAAGGGCCCCAGCCAGTAGATCCACTGTCCCTCCCAGGCGCCGCTCACGAGCGCCGGGCCAAAGGCCCTGGCCGGGTTCATGGCCGCGCCCGTCAGCGGCCCGGCGCCGAGCGCGCCGAGCGTCACCGCCGCGCCGATATAGAGCCCGGCGTTGGCGTGGCGCTGGATAGTCACGGCGAAGATGACCGTGGCGAGAAAAAAAGTGATCACGCTCTCGATGCCCGCCCCCGCCCAGAGGCTCAGGCCCTCTTGGAGACGCGGCGCGCCGTAGCGAGAAGCGACGAGAGCCTCGGCGCCGTAGAGAGAGGCCAGGAGCGCCGTCGCCAGGCTCGAGCCGGCGAGCTGGGCGCTCCAGTAGCTCAGGAGCGTGACGGCCCCTATCCGGCCGGTGACGAGAAAGGCGAGCGTTACCGCCGGGTTGAAGTGCGCTCCCGACAGCGGGCCAAAGGCCGTCACCATCGCTGCTATGGTGAGGCCGTGCGCCAGCGCCACGGCGACCAGGTCGCCACCCGCGGCGATCGCCCCGACGCCGATAAAGAGCAGCGCGAAGCTGCCGATGAACTCGGCGAGCCAGCTTTTACGCCTCATCGGGGTTTGGGAGCCTCATGGCTTCAATCAATGGCTGCATCAACGACTGTATCACGTCGGCGTCCCGGTCAGCTCGGCCTCGCTGGGTGTCCGGCCCTGGACCAGCGCCCAGACGAATGTTCGGCTCATCTCGCCGATGCGGTCTCGCACCTCGCGCCAGCGCTCCAGGGGCGCGCCGCTCGGGTCGGGAAAGGCGAGGTGGAGACGCCGCGTCGCGGCAGGGTAGCTGGGGCAGGCCTCGTTGGCCGAGTCGCAGACCGTCATGATCAGGTCGAAGTTCCAGGGATCGGGCAGCTCATCGAGCGTTTTGGAGTGGTGGCCGCGGAGGTCGACGCCGACCTCCGCCATCACCGCGACCGCGTCGGCCTTGACCTTCGTCCTCTCGGTGCCCGCCGAGAAGACCTCGGCCTCGAGGCTGAACTCCTTGGCGTAGTAGCGGAGCCAGCCCTCGGCCATCTGGCTGCGCGCCGAATTGTGGGTGCAGAGAACGAGCAGCCTCATCCAAACACGCTCATGATTAGCCTCCCCAGGCCGTGGCCGGGCGCGAGAGAGGCGCCCCAGAAAGGTCCGGACTAACCGCAGCAGGCGCAGTCGCAACCGGTCAGCTCGCAGAACTCGCAGCAAGCGCAGCAATCATCTTGCTCGGCAAAAAAGATGTGACCTTCATTCATGATCTCACCTCCCTCCTAGTCGGCGGCAGTGGCGACGGGCGCTATATAGCGAGCCAGGCGCGCCGTTACCGTTTCGATGGTTTGGCGATCAAGGGCGTAGTAGACCCAGCGCCCGCGCTTGTCGGCCGTCACCAGCTCCGCCTGCACCAGCAGCTTCATATGGTGGCTGACGGTGGGCTGGCTGAGGCCCAAGAAGGTCTCGAGGTCGCAGGCGCAGACGCCGTCCTCGCGGCTGCAACAGCTTAAGACGGGCTCGAGCAGGAAGTCCAGGATGCGGAGCCTGACGGGGTCGGCGAGGGCTTTAAGCCGGTAGACCAGGCTATCCATGAGCCCAGTCTAGACGAGAAATAGACATATGTCAATGTGTCTATTTCTCAGCCTCAAGCCTTGGATCAAGAACGGTGGGCACGGGGCAAGCATATTGACAATCTTCTATGTGCCTAATGCTATCGATGCACGAACGATGCTCACGGGCTACGAACAGGTCCGCTCGGTGGTCGCAGCCCTCAGCGGCGACCTGAAGAGCGCCCGGGCGGCTCGGCTCGAGCGACCCAGAACCGGGGTGTGCAGGGGCGGCGTTGGCGACTCGTCCTGCTGCGGGCCGACGAGTCCCACAGGCAGCGGGGTCTCGCTAACCCCCGATCGCCACCATCGTCCGCGGCCGGTTGACGGGCGTGGTGATGCCCGAGGCGACCTTCCTGTGCGCGGCAACGAGGAAGACCTCCTGGATGGCGGCAATGGGATCAGCGGCGAGGAGCGCCGGCCGCATGTCCAGCTCACGGTCGGTCATCAGGCAGGGCCGCACCTTAGCGTCGGAGGTCAGCCGCATCCTGCTACAGGCCCCGCAGAAGGGCTCGGACACCGGGTTGATGAAGCCGATGGCCCCCTGCCAGCCAGGCACCCTAAAGAGCCTGGCCGGCGCGCTGGGGTCGGTCTCGACGGGCAGAAGCTCGCCCAGTTCCCGTTCCAGCGCCTCTTTCATGTCGCGACCGGGCATAAAGGCGCGAAAGTAATCATCCGTGGGCGCGTTGTTGAGGTGCATGTACTCGATGTAACGGACGTGGATGGGCAGGTCCCTCGTCAGCTCGGCCAGCCTGGAGAGTTCGCCGTCGTTGACGCCGCGTATCATCACCGCGTTCAGCTTGACCGGGTGCAGGCCCGCCTCGAGGACCGCCTCGATACCCTGCCACACGGGTCTGATATCGCCGCCGCCGGTCGCCCTCTTGAAGACCTCGGGGTCTAAAGCGTCGAGCGAGATGTTGACCCGGTCCATGCCGGCGGCCAGGAGTTCCTTCAGGCGGCGCGCCAGGAGGCTGGCGTTGGTGGTGACGGCCACGTCCTGAATGCCCACCACATGCTTGGCGTTATGGATCATCTCGGGCAGTTCCTTGCGGATGAGGGGCTCGCCGCCGGTGAACCTGACCGACTCCATGCCCAGTCCCGCCGCGGCCTTGACGACATTGTTGACGTCTTCAACCGAGACCGTGCCCGAGGGGTCTTTGTGGCCCATGCCCAGCGGGTCGCAGTAGGAGCAGGCGAAGTTGCAGCGCGGGGTGACGCTGATTCTCAGGTCCCGAACTACCCGGCCGTGCTGGTCGATGAGGCTTTTCATCCTGGCTCCATGCTTTGCATCCTACTGCAAAGGTGTCCTCTTTAGGGTTCAGCGCTTGACACTCGAGAAGAATCGGGCAGGTGAGAAGAATCCAGAGGGCCGGTGCGGGTCCATCGGCCCTCTGGATTCTTGCACTCAGCCGAAGTCGATCTGGCTGCGTTTGAAGCCCCAGCCCTTCGGCGTCCTTGGGGTGAAGCCCGACGTAGGCAGGAGTACCGTAACATTGACAAAGCCTGACGAGCCCTCCATAATGCAGGGAGTCAACATCCATGTTCCATAGGAGGACGACAGTGGCGAGCAATCTGCTTCAAGAGGCCATCGACAAGGCGCTCCGTTCCAAGCTGCATCGGCGCAGCTTTATGCGCCGTCTGGGGCTGACGGCCGCGGTCACTGCGGGCTTGCCCCGTATCGGCAGCCGCGCCTGGGCGCAGGACGCGCCGCCGGCCTCCGAACTGGTGACGGGCAAACTCGACGGCATGATCGTGCACACGCAGCAGCCCGTGCAGATGGAAACGCCGCTCGACGTGCTCCGGGAGGGCCGC
This portion of the Deinococcota bacterium genome encodes:
- a CDS encoding arsenate reductase ArsC, translated to MRLLVLCTHNSARSQMAEGWLRYYAKEFSLEAEVFSAGTERTKVKADAVAVMAEVGVDLRGHHSKTLDELPDPWNFDLIMTVCDSANEACPSYPAATRRLHLAFPDPSGAPLERWREVRDRIGEMSRTFVWALVQGRTPSEAELTGTPT
- a CDS encoding metalloregulator ArsR/SmtB family transcription factor produces the protein MDSLVYRLKALADPVRLRILDFLLEPVLSCCSREDGVCACDLETFLGLSQPTVSHHMKLLVQAELVTADKRGRWVYYALDRQTIETVTARLARYIAPVATAAD
- the moaA gene encoding GTP 3',8-cyclase MoaA, translating into MKSLIDQHGRVVRDLRISVTPRCNFACSYCDPLGMGHKDPSGTVSVEDVNNVVKAAAGLGMESVRFTGGEPLIRKELPEMIHNAKHVVGIQDVAVTTNASLLARRLKELLAAGMDRVNISLDALDPEVFKRATGGGDIRPVWQGIEAVLEAGLHPVKLNAVMIRGVNDGELSRLAELTRDLPIHVRYIEYMHLNNAPTDDYFRAFMPGRDMKEALERELGELLPVETDPSAPARLFRVPGWQGAIGFINPVSEPFCGACSRMRLTSDAKVRPCLMTDRELDMRPALLAADPIAAIQEVFLVAAHRKVASGITTPVNRPRTMVAIGG